The Echeneis naucrates chromosome 8, fEcheNa1.1, whole genome shotgun sequence genome has a window encoding:
- the LOC115047653 gene encoding myosin phosphatase Rho-interacting protein-like, with amino-acid sequence MSAEKATNPCNKFQPNIFNKTKCQNCFKSRELHLLSDRDKEQAKPIYGGWLCLAPEGTDFENPMQKSRKWQRRFFILYEHGSLSFALDELPSTLPQGTVNMNLCTDITDAEPRTGQRNALSILTPQQEIFIRGDNKEIINGWSEQLSAYLQANKQNQKKKRKVDLVTTQEPSPAKMAATDPVESGCARWQEDQQDRGPDVTPIWAVTDADPPGPEQTPAGNTSAYLCSAPRDSHIRAGSFGGPVLDLAGNGNTSLGMNNHLEKSNNIQTPSNNKKPSQDRSQAAERILGLSVKTEERGESAVSRKGRSEARTSKCEKLQSCGEKAQLSAPPRQRRSKSLDRRTSDTVMTPDLLNFKKGWMVKLDENDQWKKYWFVLSADSLRYYKDSVTEEASDLEGEIDLTKCYNVSEYQVQRNYGFQIHTPKAVYTLSAMTAGIRRNWIQSLMKNVHPAHAPDVASLPGHHVPCTPPELPKPDVTQDSSSTDVPSERDPHHKPRSVMERRREGRYKTFDWAEFRPQKSLTAETDNQRTKTLCSLENGDLERRRRREERRRRYESMLGFPVSWEETGDKREADGLRALSPKSLQKVEEDIEECWKQVEKTAFRLERTIPLFPEAKNTEEMEELLDSYRKRVEDLKVQLEESERHRLELEEQLSTVGYYHHHQEQVTLLDPPRSSEDYFCASDTNENLSASQTHSLRDIYEETREHDVIRQHKQQRLGLNPPSSNPQTPSIWIHDTDDNLQELGDSTPLQSPVLSSEHTLSENEGTHSGVNFDGTTTNQQQQDREDTQQFPTSETQINDSEYESGLFILEKPAEGNKRALSCLIEQHVVPDQAIVRRLSQEVELLTSQNEALNQRNQEMLNQLTEADREIEKLKAELSSRYTEPHHLPEVEQQGKMRTEDLERELRARNQELLEAQTLITSLEENLRETEALLQLSVQTEREETGEEGNGQKTDGYLLRCFEAAETKLTELERQLDQSEMTCRELQVQNMELKETEKFYLQKAVEAEVHIMGLKEELEKERLKEAKRSVPEEGRTEQVIEGMLVRLRALGKLLEAIDMLDCGKESEDEEDMPEVVGQLKREEELWSSLLTKLQDSPPQSDEDRDVEVLLRQVTEHMILERELLLEGHGLLPETDEGREGLNDLDIIWDTTSVTETKTTSSNESERVGFKKQPCSIGDFRALTQMKISLLNHLGTSVPEKLQLVVDRLNDSHISEHPWFAFIHSAATEALYCCLLNQLQSKCERELSLSLHCSNCVKLTEENMELKATLSNREEQQGSSLREKMNVCSQTDEVYPQGPATERQVTKESSADEIREKNIPEKAENPEEETVESSFCFMETTQLGIQESDDSQQEMEPDLEVEQILELRRRVEELEQLLSVTVEEMKQEFDGQMSSAQMQHEKEIEKMKISCQQGFASMEESHLKVVEELQRRHQQEVEHLLVERDQLLEEESAATATAIEAIKNAHRLELEREVQRRRQSENNNGNTILEELHQQHSEELASYQRELDVLSQQFCLKCLENSHLVQALDAERKALCQCQQENQDLRTRNQELSSHLAAEITRLCCLAKQDDLPLSQGMDIYEMEITLRVKESEVQSLKQEIMSLKDELQSAQRDKRNATKKYKDIYTELSIVRAQTEREMDELRENLRLAHQALDQTPP; translated from the exons atgtctgcGGAAAAGGCGACGAATCCCTGTAACAAATTTCAGCCCAACATCTTTAACAAAACCAAGTGTCAGAACTGCTTCAAGTCCCGAGAGCTGCATCTGCTGAGCGACCGCGACAAGGAGCAG GCCAAACCTATCTATGGAGGCTGGCTCTGTTTGGCTCCTGAGGGGACGGACTTTGAGAACCCGATGCAGAAGTCGAGG AAATGGCAGCGGCGCTTCTTCATCCTGTACGAACACGGCAGCCTCAGCTTTGCCCTGGACGAGCTG CCGAGCACCTTGCCCCAGGGGACAGTGAACATGAATCTGTGCACAGACATCACAGATGCTGAGCCCAGGACGGGCCAGAGAAACGCACTGTCCATCCTCACACCGCAGCAGGAAATATTCATCCGTGGAGACAATAAGGAGATCATTAATGG GTGGAGTGAGCAGCTTTCAGCATATCTGCAGGCTAACAAGCAAAACCAGAAGAAGAAACGAAAAGTGGATCTTGTTACCACCCAG GAACCAAGTCCAGCAAAGATGGCTGCGACTGATCCAGTAGAGTCCGGCTGTGCTCGGTGGCAGGAAGACCAGCAGGACAGGGGACCGGATGTGACCCCCATCTGGGCTGTCACAGACGCAGACCCCCCAGGCCCGGAGCAGACCCCTGCAG GCAACACGTCTGCCTACCTGTGCTCGGCCCCCAGGGACTCACACATTAGAGCTGGCAGTTTTGGGGGCCCAGTTTTGGACCTGGCAGGCAACGGAAACACAAGCCTGGGGATGAACAACCATCTGGAAAAGTCAAACAACATCCAAACACCCTCAAACAACAAGAAACCGAGCCAGGACAGAAG CCAAGCGGCAGAGAGGATTCTGGGATTGTCCGtcaaaacagaagagagaggagagtcgGCTGTTTCCAGGAAGGGCAGGAGTGAAGCTCGCACCAGCAAATGTGAG AAACTGCAGTCATGTGGAGAGAAGGCCCAGCTCAGCGCCCCCCCTCGTCAGAGACGATCCAAATCCCTGGACCGCAGGACATCAGACACTGTGATGACA CCAGATTTATTGAACTTTAAGAAAGGCTGGATGGTGAAACTGGATGAAAATGACCAG TGGAAGAAATACTGGTTTGTGCTGTCGGCTGACAGTCTGAGATACTACAAGGACTCAGTGACTGAGGAg GCCTCAGATCTCGAAGGAGAAATTGACCTAACAAAGTGTTATAATGTGTCTGAGTATCAGGTGCAGAGGAACTACGGCTTTCAGATCCAT acACCAAAGGCTGTCTACACACTGTCAGCCATGACTGCAGGGATACGCAGGAACTGGATCCAGTCTCTGATGAAGAACGTACATCCAGCTCATGCTCCAGATGTGGCCAG TTTACCTGGTCACCATGTCCCCTGCACCCCACCTGAACTCCCCAAACCAGATGTGACTCAGGACTCTTCCTCCACCGATGTCCCCTCAGAGAGAGACCCTCACCACAAACCCAGGAGTGTGATGGAGAGACGGCGGGAAGGACGTTACAAAACCTTTGACTGGGCGGAGTTCAGACCTCAGAAaagtctgacagcagagacCGACAATCAGAGGACTAAAACTCTGTGCTCTCTGGAGAACGGTGACctggaaaggaggaggagacgggaggagagaaggaggaggtatGAGAGCATGCTGGGTTTCCCTGTGAGCTGGGAAGAGACTGGAGATAAGAGGGAGGCTGACGGTCTCAGAGCACTGAGTCCTAAATCACTACAAAAAGTGGAAGAGGACATAGAAGAGTGCTGGAAGCAGGTGGAGAAGACTGCATTCAGACTGGAGAGGACAAtccctctgtttcctgaagccaaaaacactgaagagatggaggagctgctggacagCTACAGGAAGCGG GTGGAAGATCTGAAGGTTCAGCTGGAGGAATCGGAGCGGCACAGACTGGAGCTGGAAGAGCAGCTGAGTACAGTCGgatattatcatcatcatcaggagCAGGTCACCTTG cTGGACCCTCCACGCAGTTCTGAAGATTATTTTTGTGCAtcagacacaaatgaaaatttgtCAGCCAGCCAAACACATAGTCTGAGGGACATATATGAGGAGACCAGAGAGCATGATGTTATCAGACAGCACAAGCAGCAGCGGCTCGGCCTTAACCCGCCTTCATCAAATCCTCAGACGCCCAGCATTTGGATTCATGACACAGACGACAACTTGCAAGAGCTGGGAGATTCCACTCCTTTACAATCACCTGTGTTGTCCAGCGAACACACACTTTCTGAGAACGAAGGAACACATTCAGGAGTAAACTTTGATGGCACAACAaccaaccagcagcagcaggacagagaaGACACTCAGCAGTTTCCCacctcagagacacaaataaatgacagtGAATATGAATCAGGCTTATTCATTTTGGAGAAGCCTGCAGAGGGAAACAAGAGAGCACTCAGCTGTCTCATAGAGCAGCACGTTGTTCCAGACCAGGCCATCGTCAGGAGGCTTTCccaggaggtggagctgctTACCAGCCAGAACGAGGCTCTCAACCAGCGCAACCAGGAGATGCTAAACCAACTGACAGAGGCCGACCGCGAGATCGAGAAGCTGAAAGCAGAGCTCAGCAGCCGGTACACTGAACCCCATCACCTGCcggaggtggagcagcagggaaAGATGAGGACAGAAGATCTGGAGAGGGAGCTGAGGGCGAGGAACCAGGAGCTCCTGGAGGCCCAGACGCTGATCACGTCTCTGGAGGAGAATCTGAGGGAGACGGAGgcgctgctgcagctgagcgtccagacagagagggaagaaacAGGTGAGGAGGGAAACGGACAGAAAACAGACGGATATCTGCTGCGGTGTTTCGAGGCCGCTGAAACGAAGCTGACGGAGCTGGAGAGGCAGCTCGACCAATCAGAAATGACATGCAGGGAGCTGCAGGTGCAAAACATGGagctgaaagagacagagaaatttTACCTTCAGAAAGCTGTAGAGGCGGAGGTTCACATCATGGGGCTGAAGGAGGAATTAGAGAAGGAGAGGTTAAAGGAAGCAAAGAGGAGTGTTCCTGAGGAAGGAAGGACTGAGCAAGTGATAGAAGGGATGCTGGTGAGACTGAGAGCTCTGGGGAAATTACTGGAGGCCATTGACATGTTGGATTGTGGAAAAGaaagtgaggatgaggaggatatGCCTGAAGTGGTGGGTCAACTGAAGCGGGAGGAAGAACTCTGGAGTTCACTTCTCACCAAACTGCAAGACAGCCCCCCCCAATCAGACGAGGACAGAGATGTCGAAGTGCTTCTCAGACAGGTGACAGAGCACATGATTCTAGAGAGAGAGCTGCTTCTTGAAGGTCATGGCCTACTTCCTGAGACAGACGAGGGAAGGGAGGGCTTGAATGATCTGGATATTATTTGGGATACCACAAGTGTGACCGAAACAAAAACCACAAGCAGCAATGAAAGCGAGAGGGTTGGTTTTAAGAAGCAGCCGTGCAGCATTGGAGATTTCAGAGCACTCACACAGATGAAAATCTCTTTGCTAAACCACCTCGGCACCTCCGTCCCTGAAAAACTCCAGCTGGTTGTAGACAGACTCAATGATTCACACATTTCAGAGCATCCGTGGTTTGCTTTCATTCACTCTGCAGCCACTGAGGCTCTGTACTGCTGCCTGCTCAACCAGCTTCAGTCTAAATGTGAGAGGGAGCTCTCATTGTCTCTTCACTGCAGCAACTGTGTCAAACTGACGGAGGAAAACATGGAGCTGAAAGCAACACTGTCAAATCGGGAGGAGCAACAGGGATCCTCGTTGAGAGAGAAGATGAATGTTTGCTCTCAGACAGATGAGGTTTACCCACAGGGCCCAGCCACAGAGCGTCAGGTaacaaaggaaagttctgcaGATgaaataagggaaaaaaatattccagaaaaagctgaaaatccAGAAGAGGAGACAGTCGAGTCCTCGTTCTGCTTCATGGAAACCACACAACTGGGAATCCAGGAAAGTGATGATTCTCAGCAGGAAATGGAGCCGGACTTGGAGGTGGAGCAAATTTTAGAGCTGAGAAGACGAGTGGAGGaactggagcagctgctgtccGTCACTGTGGAGGAGATGAAGCAAGAGTTTGACGGGCAAATGAGTTCAGCTCAGATGCAACATGAGAAGGAGATAGAGAAGATGAAG ATCTCATGTCAACAAGGGTTTGCCTCCATGGAGGAGTCCCACCTGAAGGTGGTGGAAGAGCTGCAGCGTCGACaccagcaggaggtggagcaCCTCTTGGTGGAGAGAgaccagctgctggaggaggagagcgcTGCCACGGCAACAG CCATCGAAGCCATTAAGAACGCCCACCGCCTGGAGCTGGAGAGGGAGGTCCAGAGGAGGCGTcagtcagaaaacaacaacGGAAACACAATCCTGGAAGAGCTGCACCAACAACACAG CGAGGAGCTGGCGTCCTATCAGCGGGAGCTGGACGTGTTGTCCCAGCAGTTCTGCCTCAAGTGTCTGGAGAACAGCCATCTGGTCCAGGCTCTGGATGCAGAGAGGAAGGCCTTGTGTCAGTGCCAGCAGGAAAACCAGGACCTGAGGACCAGAAACCAG GAGCTGAGCAGTCACCTGGCAGCAGAAATCACCAGACTGTGTTGTTTAGCCAAGCAGGACGATCTGCCGCTCAGTCAGGGGATGGACATCTACGAGATGGAG ATCACGCTGAGAGTGAAGGAGTCTGAGGTGCAGAGCCTGAAGCAGGAGATCATGTCTCTGAAGGATGAGCTGCAGTCGGCACAAAGG GACAAGAGGAACGCCACAAAGAAGTACAAGGACATTTACACGGAGCTGAGCATTGTTAGAGcccaaacagagagagagatggacgAACTGAGAGAGAACCTGAGGCTGGCTCATCAGGCTCTGGACCAGACTCCACCGTGA
- the LOC115048109 gene encoding transcription factor 20 isoform X1, which yields MEVSSQDPSLMAMDLSKSYSPLTRGHAEAMDLAKKPEWYHRRPASCSTDIGSSYRSRASSSSYGSLSAQPGAPVHCRDMDPGPEALGNYMNSTRAPGLDLYHERVHGNLWHPGFYGPDQSGGPVPESSGGEESDSGSDVIFLVSSAKEPLICSSFIQDSVRHIVEPLSPAVSSLDEGRGCYHLPQPLSSPSPDSSYSEDSSDSSVDIPVHHTRPVVLLSDLSAVYGNPAESPVDISSDDSDVIEVSVTNEKKKSVPCPYKKTVSCKKSLARESPAQSEGTKAVPKEVRRSSRIRKPVSETPQFACSASRHSLRRQVKNDAVGIYNENCDSDGVMEYAVRSSSTEADEAVSQPNAAQRVSGHSEDSDTDVQTEGESQQRKQRPRRRASFTTSGKRKKPLVIQKAKQFRRTKPKQKHRLPPQQHLKASACRSTSANNKTATRRKRKRRTQPGPSALFSPREPEIKLKYANIKDDRKEKDRKLESFCPFVHVEHRICTVVNYQEDEATVRGSRGRRQQTASRSLSGFVPSTSCFQLGRLSSDSRCPDTLLCCLCGQTANITGLGDLHGPYYPSSPPQDCQTCRAEQKEEEDSRGLSNSHLVNSSDGDRSAGTHSHGGNNGNHGSLPKVPLHLDECWIHEDCGIWSTGVFLVRGKLFGLGEAARLAQETVCSTCRQTGAIMGCFQKGCPRNYHYRCAIQSGCVLNEENFSMRCTEHKNKTFTTATRQHKR from the exons ATGGAAGTTTCCTCCCAGGATCCGTCCCTCATGGCTATGGACCTGTCGAAGAGCTACAGCCCGCTGACCCGCGGCCACGCCGAAGCCATGGACCTGGCGAAGAAACCGGAGTGGTATCACCGACGCCCGGCGAGCTGCAGCACGGACATCGGCTCCTCGTACCGATCCAGAGCGTCGTCGTCGTCGTACGGCTCTCTCTCGGCGCAGCCGGGCGCGCCTGTCCACTGCAGAGACATGGACCCGGGCCCTGAGGCTTTAGGTAACTACATGAATTCAACACGAGCTCCGGGACTGGATCTGTACCACGAGCGAGTTCACGGCAACCTGTGGCATCCCGGTTTCTACGGGCCTGACCAAAGCGGCGGCCCCGTTCCAGAAAGCAGCGGCGGCGAGGAGAGCGACAGCGGTTCTGATGttattttccttgtttcctcAGCGAAAGAGCCGCTCATATGCAGTTCTTTCATCCAAGACAGCGTGAGGCACATCGTGGAGCCTCTGTCCCCGGCCGTGTCCTCGCTGGACGAGGGGAGAGGTTGCTACCACCTACCTCAGCCGCTGAGCTCGCCCAGTCCGGACAGCTCGTACTCGGAAGACTCCTCGGACAGCTCGGTGGACATCCCTGTTCATCACACCCGGcctgtcgtcctcctgtcgGACCTCAGCGCTGTTTACGGGAACCCGGCCGAATCTCCCGTCGACATTTCCAGCGACGACAGCGACGTTATTGAAGTTTCGGTGAccaatgaaaagaagaaaagcgTCCCGTGTCCTTACAAGAAAACTGTTTCTTGTAAGAAGAGTCTGGCAAGAGAAAGTCCAGCTCAGAGCGAAGGGACGAAGGCTGTTCCTAAAGAGGTTCGACGGAGTTCCCGGATCAGAAAACCCGTCTCTGAAACGCCTCAGTTCGCCTGCAGCGCATCACGCCACAGTCTGAGGAGACAGGTCAAGAACGACGCCGTGGGCATCTACAACGAGAACTGCGACTCGGATGGCGTGATGGAGTACGCCGTGAGGTCGTCCAGCACGGAGGCAGACGAGGCGGTTTCACAGCCGAACGCGGCGCAGAGAGTGAGCGGTCACTCGGAGGACTCGGACACCGACGTTCAGACGGAGGGGGAGTCACAACAGAGGAAGCAGCGACCTCGGCGAAGAGCCTCGTTCACTACAAGCGGCAAACGAAAGAAGCCACTCGTCATtcagaaagcaaaacagttCAGACGAACCAAACcgaaacagaaacacagactccCTCCACAGCAGCACCTGAAGGCCTCGGCCTGCAGGAGCACGTCAGCGAACAACAAAACCGCCACCAGGCGGAAGAGGAAACGGCGAACTCAGCCGGGACCTTCGGCTCTGTTTTCACCCAGAGAGCCGGAGATCAAACTCAAATATGCAAACATCAAAGAcgacaggaaggaaaaggacAGGAAGTTGGAGAGCTTTTGTCCCTTTGTTCATGTCGAGCACAGGATATGCACCGTCGTCAACTATCAGGAGGACGAGGCGACAGTCCGGGGCAGCAGGGGCCGGCGGCAGCAGACGGCCTCCCGGTCTCTCTCTGGATTCGTGCCCAGTACTTCCTGCTTCCAGCTGGGTCGGCTCAGCTCGGACAGCAGGTGTCCGGAcacgctgctgtgctgcctgtgcGGCCAGACGGCCAACATCACGGGCCTGGGGGACCTCCACGGCCCGTACTACCCCAGCAGCCCGCCTCAGGACTGCCAGACCTGCCGGGCCgagcagaaggaggaagaggactcACGTGGACTCTCTAACAGCCATTTGGTGAATTCCTCAGATGGCGACCGCTCTGCCGGCACGCATTCGCACGGGGGCAACAACGGCAACCACGGCTCTCTCCCAAAGGTGCCTCTTCATCTGGACGAATGCTGGATCCACGAGGACTGCGGGATCTGGTCCACCGGGGTCTTCCTGGTCCGAGGAAAGCTGTTCGGGTTGGGGGAGGCAGCACGGCTCGCACAGGAAACA GTGTGTTCCACGTGCCGACAAACGGGGGCAATAATGGGCTGTTTCCAGAAGGGCTGCCCCAGAAACTACCACTACAGATGTGCCATCCAGTCAG GTTGTGTCCTCAATGAAGAGAACTTCTCAATGAGATGCACAGAGCACAAG AACAAAACGTTCACAACTGCAACCAGACAACACAAGAGATGA
- the LOC115048109 gene encoding transcription factor 20 isoform X2 translates to MEVSSQDPSLMAMDLSKSYSPLTRGHAEAMDLAKKPEWYHRRPASCSTDIGSSYRSRASSSSYGSLSAQPGAPVHCRDMDPGPEALAKEPLICSSFIQDSVRHIVEPLSPAVSSLDEGRGCYHLPQPLSSPSPDSSYSEDSSDSSVDIPVHHTRPVVLLSDLSAVYGNPAESPVDISSDDSDVIEVSVTNEKKKSVPCPYKKTVSCKKSLARESPAQSEGTKAVPKEVRRSSRIRKPVSETPQFACSASRHSLRRQVKNDAVGIYNENCDSDGVMEYAVRSSSTEADEAVSQPNAAQRVSGHSEDSDTDVQTEGESQQRKQRPRRRASFTTSGKRKKPLVIQKAKQFRRTKPKQKHRLPPQQHLKASACRSTSANNKTATRRKRKRRTQPGPSALFSPREPEIKLKYANIKDDRKEKDRKLESFCPFVHVEHRICTVVNYQEDEATVRGSRGRRQQTASRSLSGFVPSTSCFQLGRLSSDSRCPDTLLCCLCGQTANITGLGDLHGPYYPSSPPQDCQTCRAEQKEEEDSRGLSNSHLVNSSDGDRSAGTHSHGGNNGNHGSLPKVPLHLDECWIHEDCGIWSTGVFLVRGKLFGLGEAARLAQETVCSTCRQTGAIMGCFQKGCPRNYHYRCAIQSGCVLNEENFSMRCTEHKNKTFTTATRQHKR, encoded by the exons ATGGAAGTTTCCTCCCAGGATCCGTCCCTCATGGCTATGGACCTGTCGAAGAGCTACAGCCCGCTGACCCGCGGCCACGCCGAAGCCATGGACCTGGCGAAGAAACCGGAGTGGTATCACCGACGCCCGGCGAGCTGCAGCACGGACATCGGCTCCTCGTACCGATCCAGAGCGTCGTCGTCGTCGTACGGCTCTCTCTCGGCGCAGCCGGGCGCGCCTGTCCACTGCAGAGACATGGACCCGGGCCCTGAGGCTTTAG CGAAAGAGCCGCTCATATGCAGTTCTTTCATCCAAGACAGCGTGAGGCACATCGTGGAGCCTCTGTCCCCGGCCGTGTCCTCGCTGGACGAGGGGAGAGGTTGCTACCACCTACCTCAGCCGCTGAGCTCGCCCAGTCCGGACAGCTCGTACTCGGAAGACTCCTCGGACAGCTCGGTGGACATCCCTGTTCATCACACCCGGcctgtcgtcctcctgtcgGACCTCAGCGCTGTTTACGGGAACCCGGCCGAATCTCCCGTCGACATTTCCAGCGACGACAGCGACGTTATTGAAGTTTCGGTGAccaatgaaaagaagaaaagcgTCCCGTGTCCTTACAAGAAAACTGTTTCTTGTAAGAAGAGTCTGGCAAGAGAAAGTCCAGCTCAGAGCGAAGGGACGAAGGCTGTTCCTAAAGAGGTTCGACGGAGTTCCCGGATCAGAAAACCCGTCTCTGAAACGCCTCAGTTCGCCTGCAGCGCATCACGCCACAGTCTGAGGAGACAGGTCAAGAACGACGCCGTGGGCATCTACAACGAGAACTGCGACTCGGATGGCGTGATGGAGTACGCCGTGAGGTCGTCCAGCACGGAGGCAGACGAGGCGGTTTCACAGCCGAACGCGGCGCAGAGAGTGAGCGGTCACTCGGAGGACTCGGACACCGACGTTCAGACGGAGGGGGAGTCACAACAGAGGAAGCAGCGACCTCGGCGAAGAGCCTCGTTCACTACAAGCGGCAAACGAAAGAAGCCACTCGTCATtcagaaagcaaaacagttCAGACGAACCAAACcgaaacagaaacacagactccCTCCACAGCAGCACCTGAAGGCCTCGGCCTGCAGGAGCACGTCAGCGAACAACAAAACCGCCACCAGGCGGAAGAGGAAACGGCGAACTCAGCCGGGACCTTCGGCTCTGTTTTCACCCAGAGAGCCGGAGATCAAACTCAAATATGCAAACATCAAAGAcgacaggaaggaaaaggacAGGAAGTTGGAGAGCTTTTGTCCCTTTGTTCATGTCGAGCACAGGATATGCACCGTCGTCAACTATCAGGAGGACGAGGCGACAGTCCGGGGCAGCAGGGGCCGGCGGCAGCAGACGGCCTCCCGGTCTCTCTCTGGATTCGTGCCCAGTACTTCCTGCTTCCAGCTGGGTCGGCTCAGCTCGGACAGCAGGTGTCCGGAcacgctgctgtgctgcctgtgcGGCCAGACGGCCAACATCACGGGCCTGGGGGACCTCCACGGCCCGTACTACCCCAGCAGCCCGCCTCAGGACTGCCAGACCTGCCGGGCCgagcagaaggaggaagaggactcACGTGGACTCTCTAACAGCCATTTGGTGAATTCCTCAGATGGCGACCGCTCTGCCGGCACGCATTCGCACGGGGGCAACAACGGCAACCACGGCTCTCTCCCAAAGGTGCCTCTTCATCTGGACGAATGCTGGATCCACGAGGACTGCGGGATCTGGTCCACCGGGGTCTTCCTGGTCCGAGGAAAGCTGTTCGGGTTGGGGGAGGCAGCACGGCTCGCACAGGAAACA GTGTGTTCCACGTGCCGACAAACGGGGGCAATAATGGGCTGTTTCCAGAAGGGCTGCCCCAGAAACTACCACTACAGATGTGCCATCCAGTCAG GTTGTGTCCTCAATGAAGAGAACTTCTCAATGAGATGCACAGAGCACAAG AACAAAACGTTCACAACTGCAACCAGACAACACAAGAGATGA